From one Nocardioides sp. Kera G14 genomic stretch:
- a CDS encoding ABC transporter ATP-binding protein encodes MSALPLVVDRVTLRFGGVKALSDVSFTVEAGTVHAVIGPNGAGKSSTFNVISGLYRATSGSVRYGDHVLSTQRPNAIARLGIGRTFQNIALTASDTVLENLMVARYRLTTTGYFSSALGLPKARREERLHRARVVEIAEFVGIGPLLARPAGTLSYGQRKKVELARALATEPDLLLLDEPAAGLPTHEKAEMAELVKAINTGLDASILIVEHDMPLVMGVAHHISVLDFGRLIADGTPAEIQNDPAVIAAYLGKEA; translated from the coding sequence GTGAGCGCGCTTCCCCTCGTGGTCGACCGCGTCACCCTCCGGTTCGGCGGGGTCAAGGCCCTCAGCGACGTCTCGTTCACGGTCGAGGCCGGCACGGTCCATGCAGTGATCGGCCCCAACGGCGCCGGCAAGTCGTCGACTTTCAACGTCATCTCCGGGCTCTACCGCGCGACCTCCGGCTCGGTGAGGTACGGCGACCACGTGCTGTCGACGCAGCGGCCCAATGCCATCGCCCGCCTCGGCATCGGCCGGACCTTCCAGAACATCGCGCTCACGGCATCGGACACCGTGCTCGAGAACCTTATGGTTGCGCGCTACCGGCTCACGACCACGGGTTACTTCTCTTCGGCGCTCGGCCTGCCGAAGGCGCGCCGCGAGGAGCGGCTGCATCGCGCCCGGGTCGTCGAGATCGCCGAGTTCGTCGGCATCGGGCCCTTGCTCGCGCGGCCGGCCGGCACCCTGTCGTACGGCCAGCGGAAGAAGGTGGAGCTGGCCCGGGCGCTCGCGACCGAGCCCGACCTGCTCCTGCTCGACGAGCCGGCCGCCGGCCTTCCGACCCACGAGAAGGCCGAGATGGCAGAGCTGGTCAAGGCGATCAACACGGGGCTCGACGCTTCGATCCTCATCGTCGAGCACGACATGCCTCTCGTCATGGGCGTCGCGCACCACATCAGCGTCCTCGACTTCGGTCGGCTCATCGCCGACGGCACCCCCGCGGAGATCCAGAACGACCCCGCGGTCATCGCGGCCTACCTCGGAAAGGAGGCCTGA
- a CDS encoding IclR family transcriptional regulator: protein MSETRSVPGTQTLARGLSSLELVAQAPDGVAIQDIADQLGVHRSIASRLLATLADFKLVVRGADGRYRVGSGLAALASGIHTTLRVAAEPILRELAERLGATVTLLVAEGDEAVGLSVVSPARSQYHLAFQTGGRHPLGVAAGGVALLAGMPPRPGESARVAEAREQGYAQTFGEVEPGAYGVAVALPQIAGVPAACLNLITHRAEIAAEAPAALIDAAKRLAASLG, encoded by the coding sequence ATGAGCGAGACACGATCCGTCCCCGGCACGCAGACCCTGGCGCGGGGACTGAGTTCGCTCGAGCTGGTCGCGCAGGCGCCCGACGGCGTCGCCATCCAGGACATCGCTGACCAGCTCGGCGTGCACCGCTCGATCGCCTCGCGGCTGCTTGCGACCCTCGCCGACTTCAAGCTCGTGGTCCGCGGCGCCGACGGGCGCTACCGCGTCGGCAGCGGCCTTGCCGCGCTCGCCTCAGGGATCCACACCACGTTGCGGGTTGCGGCCGAGCCCATCCTGCGCGAGCTCGCCGAGAGGCTCGGCGCCACCGTCACGCTGCTCGTAGCCGAGGGCGACGAGGCGGTCGGCCTCTCGGTCGTCTCGCCGGCCCGCTCGCAGTACCACCTCGCCTTCCAGACCGGTGGCCGCCACCCGCTCGGCGTCGCCGCCGGGGGCGTGGCCCTCCTCGCCGGCATGCCGCCGCGGCCCGGGGAGAGCGCCCGGGTCGCCGAAGCCCGCGAACAGGGCTACGCCCAGACCTTCGGCGAGGTGGAGCCCGGGGCGTACGGCGTCGCAGTTGCCCTTCCGCAGATCGCCGGTGTCCCTGCGGCCTGTCTCAACCTGATCACCCACCGCGCGGAGATCGCGGCCGAGGCCCCGGCGGCGCTCATCGACGCCGCCAAGCGGCTCGCCGCCAGCCTCGGCTGA
- a CDS encoding ABC transporter ATP-binding protein — protein MLEFNDVRITYGAGVIAADGISLAVGDGRAATIIGGNGAGKSTLLRAASGILRAAGGRIASGRITWDAARIDSRRASAIVREGIAHVPEGRRVFGGLTVEENLEAAGLVLRDRPERRRLVAESYERFPVLGERRTQPAGLLSGGEQQMLAICRGLMSKPRLLILDEPTLGLAPLIVTQIAESVKEIHATGTAVLLVEQNAAVALGAVEHAYVLESGRVVLEGPAAELAESDDVRKLYLGADLHETAEPVPGSVAAAQRPALARWSA, from the coding sequence ATGCTCGAGTTCAACGACGTGCGAATCACCTACGGGGCCGGGGTGATCGCCGCCGACGGGATTTCGCTGGCCGTCGGCGACGGCCGAGCCGCGACGATCATCGGAGGCAACGGCGCCGGCAAATCGACGCTGCTGCGGGCCGCCTCAGGCATCCTGCGCGCTGCCGGCGGCCGGATCGCGTCGGGCCGGATCACCTGGGACGCCGCGCGGATCGACAGCCGCCGTGCCTCAGCGATCGTCCGTGAGGGCATCGCTCATGTGCCCGAAGGACGCCGGGTCTTCGGCGGCCTCACCGTCGAGGAGAACCTTGAGGCGGCCGGACTCGTGCTGCGTGACCGGCCCGAGCGCCGCCGCCTCGTGGCCGAGTCCTACGAGCGCTTTCCGGTCCTCGGCGAGCGCCGCACCCAGCCGGCCGGGCTCCTCTCCGGCGGCGAGCAGCAGATGCTTGCCATCTGCCGCGGTCTGATGAGCAAGCCCCGCCTGCTGATCCTCGACGAGCCGACGCTCGGCCTCGCACCGCTCATCGTCACGCAGATCGCCGAGTCCGTGAAGGAGATCCACGCGACCGGCACCGCGGTGCTCCTCGTCGAGCAGAACGCGGCCGTCGCGCTCGGCGCCGTCGAGCACGCCTACGTCCTCGAGAGCGGCCGGGTCGTGCTTGAGGGGCCGGCCGCCGAGCTCGCCGAGAGCGACGACGTACGCAAGCTCTACCTCGGCGCCGACTTGCACGAGACCGCCGAGCCGGTTCCCGGCAGCGTCGCCGCCGCACAGCGTCCAGCGCTCGCGAGATGGTCCGCGTGA
- a CDS encoding alpha/beta fold hydrolase → MTPTKDAAARDLTLRSNKQIRYYEVGDPTATPVVLLHGSGPGATGWSNFSGNLAAIAEAGFHVLAPDMPGWGDSAAVKTTEMDHDVDLVDFLDAVGLEKVALVGNSMGAHTAVRFATLHPERITHLVTMGASLGKGFPSSLFGPQDGPSEGLKVLVRAYKDPSPENMKALVEIMTFDKARFATPELTAARSEAASARPDHLQNYVEGLPDGAPIPFKVDRSLIPNIAVPTLLIHGRDDRVLHFETSLWLNAHIKNSRLVLLNQCGHWAMIEHADEFNRLVIDFLANN, encoded by the coding sequence ATGACCCCCACGAAGGATGCAGCCGCGCGGGACCTCACGTTGCGCTCGAACAAGCAGATCCGCTACTACGAGGTCGGCGATCCCACGGCCACGCCCGTCGTGCTGCTCCACGGCTCGGGTCCCGGCGCCACCGGCTGGTCGAACTTCTCCGGCAACCTCGCGGCGATCGCGGAGGCCGGCTTCCACGTCCTGGCGCCCGACATGCCCGGCTGGGGTGACTCCGCCGCCGTGAAAACCACCGAGATGGACCACGACGTCGACCTTGTGGACTTCCTCGACGCCGTGGGCCTCGAGAAGGTGGCCCTCGTCGGCAACTCGATGGGCGCCCACACCGCCGTCCGGTTCGCCACCCTCCACCCCGAGCGAATCACACACCTCGTCACCATGGGCGCAAGCCTCGGCAAGGGCTTCCCCTCCAGCCTCTTCGGCCCGCAGGACGGCCCGAGCGAGGGGCTGAAGGTGCTGGTGCGGGCCTACAAGGATCCGAGCCCGGAGAACATGAAGGCGCTCGTCGAGATCATGACCTTCGACAAGGCCCGCTTCGCCACGCCCGAGCTGACGGCGGCGCGCTCGGAGGCGGCCTCGGCCCGCCCCGACCACCTCCAGAACTACGTCGAGGGCCTTCCCGACGGTGCCCCGATCCCGTTCAAGGTCGATCGCTCACTGATCCCGAACATCGCCGTGCCGACCCTGCTGATCCACGGCCGCGACGACCGCGTGCTCCACTTCGAGACCTCGCTGTGGCTCAACGCGCACATCAAGAACTCGCGGCTCGTGCTGCTCAACCAGTGCGGCCACTGGGCGATGATCGAGCACGCCGACGAGTTCAACCGGCTCGTGATCGACTTCCTCGCGAACAACTGA
- a CDS encoding 3-carboxyethylcatechol 2,3-dioxygenase, giving the protein MTLALVTMSHSPLLEYNDPAADVKAEVDGAFATARAFVEEFDPTLVVSFAPDHYNGFFYDIMPPFCIGYEALGVGDYGTAEGPLDVPTAVSEQLAQWVADRDLDVAISRKMEVDHGAIQPLEILFDGIDTVPTIPVFVNSVATPFVKMSRVRRLGEAIGSFLATLTDERVLLIGSGGLSHDPPVPQWATATEEQRALLLNGRHPTAAARDARQQRVIDTGRAFAAGTATIQDLNPEWDKAFMDVLASGDLSPIDAMVPAEMAAAAGNSAHEVRTWVAAFAALSSSGPYSVESTYYRPIREYIAGFGVMTAVTA; this is encoded by the coding sequence ATGACCCTGGCACTCGTGACGATGTCGCACTCCCCGCTGCTGGAGTACAACGACCCGGCGGCTGACGTGAAGGCGGAGGTCGACGGGGCGTTCGCGACCGCCCGCGCCTTCGTCGAGGAGTTCGACCCGACGCTGGTCGTCTCCTTCGCACCCGACCACTACAACGGCTTCTTCTACGACATCATGCCGCCGTTCTGCATCGGATACGAGGCGCTCGGCGTCGGCGACTACGGCACCGCCGAGGGGCCACTCGACGTCCCGACCGCCGTCTCCGAGCAGCTCGCGCAGTGGGTCGCCGACCGCGATCTCGACGTCGCGATCTCACGGAAGATGGAAGTCGACCACGGCGCGATCCAGCCCCTCGAGATCCTCTTCGACGGTATCGACACCGTGCCGACCATCCCCGTCTTCGTCAACAGCGTCGCCACGCCGTTCGTGAAGATGTCGCGGGTCCGCCGCCTCGGTGAGGCGATCGGCTCCTTCCTCGCCACCCTCACCGACGAGCGCGTGCTCCTGATCGGCTCCGGCGGCCTCTCCCACGACCCGCCCGTGCCCCAGTGGGCCACCGCGACCGAGGAACAGCGCGCCCTGCTGCTCAACGGCCGGCACCCCACCGCCGCCGCGCGCGACGCGCGACAGCAGCGGGTGATCGACACCGGCCGGGCCTTTGCCGCCGGCACCGCCACGATCCAGGACCTCAATCCTGAGTGGGACAAGGCTTTCATGGACGTGCTCGCTTCGGGCGACCTCTCCCCCATCGACGCGATGGTCCCTGCCGAGATGGCAGCGGCCGCCGGCAACTCGGCGCATGAGGTTCGCACGTGGGTCGCCGCCTTCGCCGCGCTCAGTTCCTCCGGCCCGTACTCCGTCGAGTCGACGTACTACCGGCCGATCCGCGAATACATCGCGGGCTTCGGCGTGATGACGGCCGTCACCGCCTGA
- a CDS encoding bifunctional 3-(3-hydroxy-phenyl)propionate/3-hydroxycinnamic acid hydroxylase, whose translation MTTNLDTDVLLIGAGPVGLTLANLVAVRGHRVTVLEARSELIAYPRAVGLDDESIRTLVAADLWDAVEQFTVPHHVARLVNGQGQVLATNDPQTTEFGYPRKHGFNQPVVDAELARGLDRFAQAELRFNHRVIDLVDHETHVAVTAEVLEADGTVSGTTTVTARYVVGCEGGSSPTRKRLGIEFEGKSPSTRWVVVDIENDPIGAPNVYLGADPKRPYVSIGLPQGVRRFEFMLHDDEDTALVDDRDFMNGLLAKFVPDPANLTIINQRTFTHHGRIATTFRQGNVFLAGDAAHLMPVWLGQGWNSGMRDATNLAWKLTSVLSGKADDALLDTYTVERHKHAADMIDVNMAAGTVMKMKPFGGWVRDRAASALNLVPTWKSYFTELRFKPMPRYAAGVVVDQVTLTPGKAEATFKSGKGSSLLPYVDSPGSASPVGLQFIQPRVNTSEVTDKLLDLVTGDWWALATWGTNPTTYLTADDLEFCAKHDVRLFSFIPETQRQWAEKQYADSPAPVTVVGDTSGALKRWFDARACGAVILRPDHFVGAACFNQQVSQALAAIKKAGSLA comes from the coding sequence ATGACAACGAACCTCGATACCGACGTCCTCCTCATCGGGGCTGGCCCGGTCGGCCTCACACTCGCCAACCTCGTCGCCGTCCGCGGCCACCGCGTGACGGTCCTCGAAGCGCGCTCTGAGCTGATCGCCTATCCGCGTGCCGTCGGCCTGGACGACGAGTCGATCCGAACCCTGGTCGCCGCGGACCTCTGGGATGCGGTCGAGCAGTTCACCGTGCCGCACCACGTCGCCCGGTTGGTCAACGGACAGGGCCAGGTCCTGGCGACGAACGACCCCCAGACGACCGAGTTCGGCTATCCGCGCAAGCACGGCTTCAACCAGCCGGTCGTCGACGCCGAGCTCGCACGAGGCCTGGACCGCTTCGCCCAGGCCGAGCTGCGCTTCAACCACCGCGTCATCGACCTCGTCGACCACGAGACGCACGTAGCGGTCACGGCAGAGGTGCTCGAGGCCGACGGGACGGTGAGTGGGACGACGACCGTCACCGCGCGGTACGTCGTCGGCTGCGAGGGCGGCTCGTCGCCGACCCGCAAGCGCCTGGGGATCGAGTTCGAGGGAAAGTCTCCCTCCACCCGCTGGGTCGTCGTCGACATCGAGAACGACCCGATCGGCGCGCCCAACGTCTACCTCGGCGCCGACCCGAAGCGCCCCTACGTATCGATCGGTCTCCCCCAGGGCGTGCGCCGCTTCGAGTTCATGCTCCACGACGACGAGGACACCGCACTCGTCGACGACCGCGACTTCATGAACGGGCTGCTGGCGAAGTTCGTGCCCGACCCGGCCAACCTCACGATCATCAACCAGCGCACCTTCACCCACCACGGCCGGATCGCCACGACCTTCCGCCAGGGCAACGTGTTCCTTGCCGGCGACGCCGCCCACCTGATGCCGGTCTGGCTCGGTCAGGGCTGGAACTCCGGCATGCGCGACGCGACGAACCTGGCCTGGAAGCTCACCTCCGTCCTGTCGGGGAAGGCCGATGACGCACTGCTCGACACCTACACCGTCGAGCGGCACAAGCATGCGGCCGACATGATCGACGTCAACATGGCCGCCGGCACCGTCATGAAGATGAAGCCCTTCGGCGGGTGGGTCCGCGACCGGGCTGCGTCCGCCCTCAACCTCGTGCCGACGTGGAAGTCCTACTTCACCGAGCTCCGGTTCAAGCCGATGCCGCGGTACGCCGCCGGCGTGGTCGTCGACCAGGTCACCCTCACACCCGGAAAGGCCGAGGCGACCTTCAAAAGCGGCAAGGGCTCCTCGCTGCTGCCCTACGTCGACTCCCCCGGCTCTGCCTCCCCCGTGGGCTTGCAGTTCATCCAGCCGAGGGTCAACACCTCCGAGGTGACGGACAAGCTGCTCGACCTTGTCACCGGCGACTGGTGGGCCCTCGCAACGTGGGGCACCAACCCGACGACGTACCTCACGGCCGACGACCTCGAGTTCTGCGCCAAGCACGACGTCCGGCTCTTCTCCTTCATCCCGGAGACCCAGCGGCAGTGGGCCGAGAAGCAGTACGCCGACAGCCCGGCGCCCGTCACCGTCGTCGGCGACACCTCAGGCGCGCTCAAGCGCTGGTTCGACGCCCGCGCCTGCGGTGCCGTCATCCTCCGTCCCGACCACTTCGTCGGCGCCGCCTGCTTCAACCAGCAGGTCTCCCAGGCGCTGGCCGCAATCAAGAAGGCAGGTTCCCTCGCATGA